ACTACATATAAGAAAAATTACCTAGATTTTCTAGCTCTCTAACGGCTTCGCGCAGTCGGATCACAAGGATGTCTTAAGGTCTGAATCGCGCCAACAGCCGACATTGGCTGCCTGCCCAAAAGCCGACACTCGCGAGGACTGTCAGCTCAGAATCAGCCTGCGCCCGTTCAGGACAGCTGCTTCCCCCAGGGTTCTCCTCAGGGCTTAGGACCGAACGGTAACTATTTTAAGTCGGGCTACATGTAGAAACTGTAACTGACCTGCGGCTTCTCTGTTGGATCTACATATTTCATGATGTCACCGATCTTCCGAGCGCATTCCAGCGTGATTGGCAGCCGGCCGTCCATCTGGGTATTGTTCCAATTCATTTTCGTCAGCCCGAGGATCTCGTCGAACAAGCTTTCGAGGGATGAATCCTGCTCGTAGGCGGTGATCTTCAGCGGATTCGGCACATACATACCCGGATAGGTCTTGTAGAAATCGACCGTCCCACGAGTGTAGAGCACGCCCTCAGTCTCTGAGATCGTCAGCATGGTGCCACGCTTCGGAGGATAGTCACTGTCGCCGAAGAGCCTAATGTCGGTGTCGGTGATCGCGACGAAATCCTTCGACCGGATGCCCTTTTCGTCGAGCGCCCGCAGGAAGCCGGCTCGCTCACTGTCACGGAAATAGCTGGACTTGTGGATCACAATTCGCGCCGGCATGTGCTCGAGGGCTCGGTCATACTCGTCCAGGGCATCACGCAACAGCTCGTAAGCCTGCTCCTCGTTTAGGTACGGGTGCCGGTTCTTCTTGTCGATCGAGACTGGGGTGCCGCGGAGGATGATACCGTGCCCGAACTCGTCCGAAAACCTGAGCAAGGCTGGACGAGAGCGTCGCTCCATCCCGACTCTTGTAGAACCCGATCCCAATGTAGCAGGACCGCAGCTTCGCCGTATCTTCGACTAGGCGCCACGGGATCGTGCGGTTGCCCTTGTAGTACAGTGCCGTGCAGAAGTTCCACGCCTTGGTGGCTGGATCCTGCTGATCGCCAGCGAACTTCGTGATGAGGATAGTCTTTTCGCGTACGAGCTGAAGCGGTGTGCCGAGGTGCATCGACTTTGCTTTGAGGATGCGCCTGAAGTTGTGCTCCAGATCATGCTCGTCCGAGTCGTCGTTATCGGCCATCGTTACGGAATCGAACATCTCGTTCGGCATGACACAGACGATCACATCGACGGCCCTGTTCTCGGCCAGGAAGCGGATCTGCTCGTAGTACAATTCGACGGCGCGCTCGATGCGATCGACGCGAGAGGCCATCTTCACGACTTCCGTGATGTCGGACTTCTTTAGGGTGCGGGTGTACTGCGGCGAGTTGATCAGTTTTGTCAGAAAGCCATAGTTTTGGTTGATCCCGCCGAAGCCACGGAACAGATTCAGCAGCTTCGACTCTTTCTTGCGCTCAATGCCGATCCGGCATTTTTCCAGCCACTCGTCGAGGAGATCGACTCCCTCGCCGCGGCCGACAACTCCTATCCGCAGCTCTGTCCGGCGCAGCTCGTCGCGCTTGTCGTAGACACCCATGTGCTCGATCCCAGTGCGGGGGCAGATGTGGGTGCCGGTACCAAACTCCAGCAGCGGTTCCGCCAGCGTGGTCAGCTTCATGCGGCAGTTCCTTCAGCCAGATCGTCGTCTTCGTCGCCCTCGACCTGATCGGCCTCATCGACCTCCGCGACGTCGAATTCCAGCAACGACAGGAATTGCAGGCGGTCATCCTCGGCATCGTCCAGCTTGGACAGGAAGTGGGCGACGAAGCGGACCATGTTCCGGACGCTGGCGTTATGTTCAAGCCGCTTCTGCGACGACAGCAGGTCCTCGTGCCAATGCGATCTGACATAGCCGTTGTACGAGTAATACCAGCTCGGCACGATCTGCGCGTACCAGTCGCCGTCCAGCTTCGTGAAGGTCAAATCAAAGGAGAAATGGGTGTGGTGGGCGACCTTCGTCGGGTCCTTGCGCTGGTACTTCAGCTCATAGACCCGCCGGGTCGCGGCCTTTTTGCCGACCCACGTCTCCTTCCGTTCGATCTGGCCTTCCTCGACGGGACCGAAGAAAAAGAACCCGTCCTTGGCATGCTTGCGAACGTGATGCTTCTTCAACTGCTCCCGGGTTTCGGCAGAGAGTAGCTGCTTCAGGATGTTGACGTTATCCAGCTCGGGCGAGTTGGCAAGGTCGGAGATCTCCAGCCGCTCCGCTGAGCCTTCGTCGACGACACTGCGCAGCCCGCATTGCTCGATATCGAGGAATGCGAACAGCTTATTGTCATGACAGACCCAGGCGTCGGTCTCGACGCCGTTCAGAAGTAGCGCCATCTTGACTACGGACTTGCGGCTCTTGGCCTTGCCCTTGTAGTTGAGCTCCGCCTTGGCCCGGGCGATCACGGCCTGGTCGCCGATCGTGAGCTCGGCGACGTAAGCGGCCTCGGGCAGCCGGATCCGCTGCAGGTTGGACGTGATCGCCGTCGGTGTAGCCACCCCTTCCGAGCTGAAACTGATGAAGGCGTCGACTTCGCCCAGGATGTGCTTGAACTCTGCCAGTACCCTCTCCTGCGCGGCGAGCCGCAGGCCGGACACCTGCCGAGGAGATCGCCGAGGTCGATGATGTGCTTCTTGCAGTTGAAGCCGAATTGGTCCGTCAGCAGCTCGTTGACGACGCTTGGCTGTACGAGGCCTGCTTTCTCGCTAGCATAAGGATGAACAGCTCGTCGAAAGTGTTGTAATAGGCCCGATCCATGAACTGGCGGACGGTGGCCTTCACCTTGTCGAGCGTCGTCGCCGACGTGATCTGGAACGCGACGCGGTCGTGGTCGTCGCCGAGATCGATACCGGGATAGTTCTTCTGCTTCCTGTTCAAATTGATAAGGTGGGGCAAGTTGTAGACCGACTTCAGGATCGGGATGAAGGCATCCTCGAGCGCAAGGTTGATGTCGGTCCGTCCCTGAGAGGTTGCTAGCTCGACCTGAACCACGATGCGGCTGACCACATCTCGAAGCTGGTTCTCAATCTCGAGCTGCCTCATCAGGCGCCCCTGTTTGCGCGCGGCCAAGACACCATCATGAGAACGCAGAGGGAACATTTCAAGGGGAGCTCACGCTGCCCGGGAGCGGACATTTCGAGAGCCTGCTTTGGGTCAACAGCGGAAGTTGGGTCGAGGCCCAGAAGCGGACCTTCGGCTTTGCGCCCATTTCGGCCATTCAAGCCACCTCGGACGCTTTCCAAGAGCAGACATTGAGCTTGTCGTTTGATCGGCTGTTCCCTTTGAACAATGCGCTTCTACACGATGGGGAAGAGCCTACTCAGCTCGGCAGGTCCGGCTGAGCCCGAGCATCAAACCCACGCCGGTCTCTCTCATCGTCATCTCTACAACTGCCAGGTTCCAGACGCACGGTGCTGGATCGGTGCGTTGAAGCACCCGGCGCCGATGATCTGAAACCCTCATTCTCATTAGAGAAATGCCAAAGTACATTCCGAAACAATGTGTCTCATGTAGCACACACCGATCACGGATCCGTGATAGCTGAGTCATGCTCGCGATCGCGTAGGACGATCGTGGTTTAGAGTCGGTGTAATGTCGAACTATAGTGCTGCGACAGTCATCCGCCGCGCGGCGTACTTCTTGCGGAATTCGTCGCCCGTTGGTTTATTATCAGCAACGTCTGTTCTCGCTATTTGCTCGCCGTCCTTCGCTCAAATCGCCCCCGCTACGGACGTTGAACTTTCCGAACTCAGCGTCATGGGAGAGGCGAGTGGGCGCACCCTGAACAACGATCTCTATGGGCGCGGCGGCCCGAATGGACCGGTGCCCGGATATGTCGCCAGCCGCAGCACGGTCGGCACGAAGACCGACACGCCCATCCTGGAGACCGCACAGTCGGTCTCCGTCATCGGACGCCAGCAGATCGAGGATCAGAACGCGCTGACCATCAACCAGGCGCTACGCTACACTCCGAGCGTCACCACCGAGCAGCGGGGCGGCGCCGGCTCGACGCGCCTGGAGCAGTTCTCCATCCGCGGCTTCACTGCCCCGATCTTCCTCGACAACATGGCGCTGCCGACCAGCCGCGACGCCTTCCCCACGGTCGATCCCTATCGCCTGGAGCGCGTCGACATCATCAAGGGCCCGGCCTCGGTCCTCTACGGGCAGTCCGGGCCGGGCGGCATCGTCAACCTCGTCTCGAAGGTCCCGCAATTCGTCCGCCACGGCGAGATCTTCGTCCAGGGCGGCGGCTTCAGCGAGGTGCGCGGCGGCTTCGACGTCGGCGGCCCGATCGAGTCCGACATCCCAGGGCTGGCCGACCAGTTCGCCTACCGGGTCATCGGCCTCGGCTGGAACGGCGACGGGCCGGCCGCGACCACGAAGATCGAGCGCGCCTTCATCAACCCGAGCATCACATGGCGGCCGTCCACCGACACCTCGCTCACGATCATCGCCAACTACCAGCGCGATCCGTTCTCGGGCTTCTACGGCGGCTTCCCCGCCGTCGGCACGGTGTTCCCGCGCAACTTCGGCAACGGCATCTTCGGACGGCTGCCGGTGAACTTCTATGACGGCGACCGCAACATCGAGCGCTCCGACCGCACACAGGCCTCCATCGAGTACCTGTTCGACCACCGCATCACCGAGAACCTGCGCTTCCACTCGGCTGGCCGCTACCTGCGCTCGAATGGCGACTACCGCAGCGTGTTCACGACCTTCGGCGACGTCAACGGCCCTTACACGAGCGGGCCGATCATCGGCCGCTCGGTCGGCGGCACCCAGGTCGACATCGAAGCCTACACGATGGACAACAACTTCATCGCCAACTTCGACACCGGCCCGATCGCCCACACGGCGCTGCTCGGCGTGGATCACCGGACCTTCAGCACGCGGTCCGTCACCGGGCCGTTCCCGGCGACGACGAGCCTGAACGCGCTCGCGCCCGATCATGACCTACCGATCAACTTCCCGGCCTTCACGGCGACCTCGCGGATCGACGCGCAGCAGACCGGCGTCTACTTCCAGGATCAGGCGAAGTTCGACGGCTTCATCCTGACGCTCGGAGGCCGCTACGACACCGCCCGGCAGACCGGCCCGACCCGCACCTTCTCGCCGAACGGGCTGACCATCCAGGACGTGCCGGCCGAGGCCTTCACCGGCCGCGCCAGCCTGCTCTACCTGTTCGACAGCGGCGTCGCCCCGTACGTCTCCTACAGCGAGGCCTTCGAGCCGATCGTCAACGGCCGCATCTTCGACCGGGCTCTCGGCTCGGCCGGCCGCATCCCCGACCCGATCGCCAGCAACCAGTACGAGGCCGGCATCAAGTACCAGCCCCCCGGCACCGACATCCTGCTGACCACCGCGTTCTTCGACATCCGCCGCTCGAACGCGACCACCACCGACCCGGTCAATCCGGGCTTCGTGGTGCAGACCGGAGAGGTCGGCGTGCAAGGCGTCGAGTTCGAGGCGCGGGCCAACATCGCTGAGGGCCTCAACCTGATCGGCGGCTTCTCGCTCCTCGATATTCGGAACGTCCGCGATACCGGCTTCACCACGAACGACCTGACCCGCCGGCCAGTGCCGCTTCAGGGCCTTCGCCCGGTGCAGGTGCCGGACACGACGGCCTCGCTGTTCGTCGACTACCGCTTCACCGAGGGCCCGCTGCTCGGCCTCGGTCTCGGCGGCGGCGTGCGCTATCTGGGGCCGTCCTGGGGCGATCCGGCCAACACCTTCCAGGTGCCGGCGAGCGTGCTGGTCGACGCCGTCGCCTCCTACGACATGAAGCATCTCGATCCGCGGCTGGCCGGCCTCAGCGCGCAGCTCAACGTGCAGAACCTGCTCGATGAGCGCTACGTGACCGGCTGCCTGACTTATTCCGGCTGCTACTACGGCCTGCCGCGCACGGTCTACGCGACCCTGCGCTACCGCTGGTGAGGATCAGGCCGTGGGCAAAACCTTCCGGCAGTCGATGGCGTGGCTCCATGCCTGGTCGGGTCTCGTCGTCGGCTGGGTGCTGTTTGCTGTCTTCGTGACGGGCACGGCGAGCTATTACCGGAGCGAGATCTCGCAGTGGATGCGGCCCGAACTCCGCACCGACCGGACGTTCGGGCCGGCGGATCTCGCGGCGGCGGCCGAGCGCGGCGTCGCCCACCTGCAGGCGCATGCGGGCGGCGCGCGAACGTGGTTCATCACCCTGCCGCAGGCCGAGCGGCCGGTGCTGGAGCTGTTCTGGCGGACGGGGCCGGGCCGCCCGCCCGGGCACGTCCTCCTGGATCCCGATACGGGCGCGCCAGCCATCATGCGCGCGACACGCGGCGGTGACTTCCTCTACCGCTTCCACTTCGAGCTGAACCTGCCGCCGCTCTGGGGCCGGTGGGTCGTCGGCGCCTGCGCGATGATCATGCTGGTAGCGCTGATCTCTGGCGTCGTCACGCACCGGCGCATCTTCGCCGACTTCTTCACCTTCCGCCGGGACAAGTCCGCTCAGCGGGGCTGGCTCGACGCGCACAACGTCACGGGCGTGCTCGCCCTGCCGTTCCACCTGATGATCACCTATACCGGGCTCGCCACGCTCATGGTGATGTACGTGCCCTGGGGCGTGAGCACGGCCTATCGCGGCGACAGCCAGCGCTACTTCGCCGAGTCCGGCCAGATCACCGCCCCACGTCCGCCCGCCGGCCGGCCCGGCACGCTGGTCCCCATCGGGCCGTTGGTGGCGCGCGCTCTGGAGATGACCTCGGAGCCCCTGGAGCGGATCACCATCGTCAACCCGAAGGACGCTCAGGCCACGGTGGTGGCGGTGTTCGAGGAGCCGCACGGGCTCTCCCACGAGCACCCGCAGATCGCCTTCGACGGAGTGAAGGGCGACGTCCTGGAGGTCCGCGCGGGCGGCCTGCAACCGGCGACCAAGACCTTTACCACGATGGTCGGCCTGCACGAGGCGCATTTCGCCGGCCCGGCGCTGCGGGTCCTGTTCTTCCTGTGCGGCCTCGCCGGCAGCGCCATGGTGGCCACCGGTCTACTGCTCTGGTCGGCGGCGCGCCTGCCCAAAAGGAATACGTCCCGGAGCCTCGGCCTTCGGCTCGTCCAGGGCCTGAACGTCGCGACGATTGCCGGGCTGCCGGCGGCGCTCGCAGGGTACTTCCTGGCCAACCGGCTCCTGCCCGCCGCGCTGTCGGACCGGGCCGAGTGGGAGATCCGGGCGTTCTTCGCAGTGTGGCTCCTCGTAGCCCTGTCGGGCTTCCTGCGCCCACACCGCCGCGTTTGGACCGAGACGCTGACGGTGGCGGCCGGGCTGTTCGGAGCTGTCGCATTTGCGGACCTTGGGCGTAGCGCCGCGCTCCAGCTCAATGGCGAGGCGCATGTCGATCCGGTCTTTCTCGCCTTCGACGGCGCGATGCTGGCCCTCGCAGCGCTGATCCTGTTCGCCACGCGCAACATCGCCCGCTTCGATGGGACATCCCGCCGCCTGTCGGTGAAGGCGGCCGAGATCTCGATTTAGCCCGGCTTAGACAAGGGCGCTGTGCCGAAACAAGGCTGGCCTCTCGCCAAGAGCGGACCTTCGACTTTGCGCCCATCCCGGCCATAGAATTGGCTGCGATACAATCCTGCAAGCAGACGTTGCCATCCACAGCTCGCCAGACGCGGTCATCTCAGGTGCTGGTCGAAAAAATGCGTGACCGCTGCGCAGGTTTTTGGCGGTTGGGTCCATAGACGTCACGGATATTGGATTTTCCTGCCCGTTCTGAAATAGGGCCGTCTCGCCAGCTTCGCGCAGCTTGCGACGCGCGGGGCGATGTTCGACAGCAGCATGCGCGGTTGTTCACGTCCCGCCGGGTGAGGCCTTCGCGCGCTGCGCCCTCAGGGTTTCGGCGATAACGACACCGGTGCGCAGCACGTGCCGATAGGCGATGGCGCCTGCTCCCGTGGCATCGCGCACCTCGAGGGCCCTAAACAGGTCTCGATGTTCTCGCGCGGATTCCTCCCAACGGCTGCCGGTTGAGAGCGCCCGCAGGCGCGCCCATTGGGCCCGGGCCTGGAGCGGCGCGTGGGCCTCGGCCAGCGGCCGGTTGTGGGCCGCCGTCACGATCGTGCGGTGGATCTCCTGATTGAGGGCGAAATAGGCGTCGAGCACCTTGTCCCGGTGCATGCAATCGAGCCGCGCCTGCTTCTCGCGGAGATCGTCCAAGAGGACGTCGGAGATCCGCGATGCGGCGAGTTCCGCCGTCAGCCGCTCGATGCCCGCCAACGCCTCAAACAGTTCAAGGACCTCCTCCGGCTCCCAGTCCGGGACGCGCGCGCTCCGATTCTGATGCAGTTCGACCAGACCCTCGGCCGCCAGGAGTTTGAGGGCTTCCCGTAACGGCGTGCGGGAAACCCCGAGCGCGACCGAGAGGTCCTTCTCGACCAGGGATGCGCCTGCCGGCAGCACGCCGCGGACGATCATGTCCTTGAGCCGGCTGGCCGCCTGCTCGTGCAAGCCGGTCCGCGGGAGCGGCGCGACCGGGACGCTCAGGGCTTTGCGGGGGCGGCCCCTGGGGCGTGCGACAACGTCCATCGATTTCCCAACTCCACGGCACCAGCCTAGCGCATCCGATCGCCGGGTCGGTGATCCGTTTTTGGCATCCAAGTGTTGCCGTAGCGGGCATTTGCGCAAATTGCATGCAACATGCAGAAAATGCCTTGTTGGTCCGTCGCACCTGGAAGATGCTCGCGGCATTGGAGACGGATGCGATGGCGAGACCGAACGGGACGACGCGTCTGGGCATGCTCACGCCCTCGCCGAACAGCGTGCTGGAACCCGCCACCGCGCATCTGCTCGCTGGCTGCGCGCAGGTGAGCGCGCATTTCTCACGCTTCCGGGTGACGCAGATCGGCCTGACGCGAGCGGCCCTGGGCCAATTCGATCCCGAGCCGATCCTGGCTGCCGCCGAACTCCTCGCCGATGCCCGGGTGGCGACGATCCTGTGGAACGGAACGTCCGGCGCCTGGCTCGGCTTCGATTCGGACGAGCGCCTGCGCGACGCGATCGAGGACCGGACCGGTTGCCCCGCCTCCACCGCGTCCCTCGCCTTCCGCGACCTGTTCCGCGCCCGGGGCTATGGCCGGATCGGTCTCGTGACCCCCTACACGGGCGACGTGCAGCGGCAGATCCAGGCGAACTGGGGGGCGGCCGGTTTCGACTGCGCCGCCGAGCGTCATTGCGGCCTGTCGGAGAACTTCGCCTTCGCCGAGGTCGGCGCGAAGGCGATCACCGAGATGGTCCGGGCGGTGGCGGCCCAGGGCGTCGACGCGGTGGCGATCGTCTGCACGAACCTCGCCGGCGCGGCTCTCGCGCCGGCGCTTGAGGCCGAGCTCGGCGTGCCGGTCCTCGACTCGGTCGCCGTCACCCTATGGAAGGGTCTGGCCCTCGCGGGCTGCGGCACCGCGGATCTCGCCACGCGGGGCAGCGTGTTCGCGGCGAACGCGGAGGCCCGACCATGAGCGCCGCGACCGGAGCCGGAACCTCCCTGATCCTTGACGGGATCACGCAGCGCTACGGCACCGCGCTTGCCGTCGATACTGTGACCCTTGACATCAAGGGCGGCGAACTCGTCGCGCTGCTCGGGCCTTCCGGTTGCGGCAAGACCACCCTGTTGCGGGCGGTGGCCGGTTTCCTGAAGCCGACCGAGGGACGCGTCATCGTCGGGGGGCAGGCGGTCGATCACCTGCCGCCGAACCGCCGCACCGTCGGCATCGTGTTCCAGAACTACGCCCTGTTCCCCCACATGAGCGTGGCCGAAAACGTCGCCTACGGGCTCGCCGCGCGGGGCGTCGGGCGGGCCGAGCAGAAGGTGCGGGTGGCCGAGATGCTGGCGCTCGTGCGTCTGGAGCATCTGGCGGATCGCTTTCCGCGGGCGATGTCGGGCGGTCAGCAGCAGCGCGTGGCGCTCGCCCGGGCGCTCGCGGTGCGACCCTCGATCCTGCTCCTCGACGAGCCCTTCGCGGCGCTCGACAAGAACCTGCGCCTCGACATGCAGATCGAGATCAAGCGCATCCAGCGCAACGCCGGCACCACCACGCTGATCGTCACGCACGACCAAGAGGAAGCCCTGTCGATGGCCGACCGGGTCGCCGTGCTGAATGCCGGCCGCCTGGAACAGTTCGCGCCGCCGACCGACGTCTACGACCGCCCCGAGACGCTGTTCGTCAACACCTTCGTGGGCACTGCCAACATCTTGCACGGGCGCCTCGTGACTGAGCCGGGGCTCGGCCGCGCGGTGGCGCTGGAGGACGGCGGCCTGCTTCCCACCGTCACCGCGCTGCCGGATGGAACGCGGGTGGCCGCCTGCCTACGGCCCGAGCACGTCGCCTTCGAGAAGGATGGGGCGGGGCTCGACGGTGTCGCCGAGATCGGCCTGCCGC
This window of the Methylobacterium tardum genome carries:
- a CDS encoding SMEK domain-containing protein, which gives rise to MAARKQGRLMRQLEIENQLRDVVSRIVVQVELATSQGRTDINLALEDAFIPILKSVYNLPHLINLNRKQKNYPGIDLGDDHDRVAFQITSATTLDKVKATVRQFMDRAYYNTFDELFILMLARKQASYSQASSTSC
- a CDS encoding TonB-dependent siderophore receptor, translated to MGEASGRTLNNDLYGRGGPNGPVPGYVASRSTVGTKTDTPILETAQSVSVIGRQQIEDQNALTINQALRYTPSVTTEQRGGAGSTRLEQFSIRGFTAPIFLDNMALPTSRDAFPTVDPYRLERVDIIKGPASVLYGQSGPGGIVNLVSKVPQFVRHGEIFVQGGGFSEVRGGFDVGGPIESDIPGLADQFAYRVIGLGWNGDGPAATTKIERAFINPSITWRPSTDTSLTIIANYQRDPFSGFYGGFPAVGTVFPRNFGNGIFGRLPVNFYDGDRNIERSDRTQASIEYLFDHRITENLRFHSAGRYLRSNGDYRSVFTTFGDVNGPYTSGPIIGRSVGGTQVDIEAYTMDNNFIANFDTGPIAHTALLGVDHRTFSTRSVTGPFPATTSLNALAPDHDLPINFPAFTATSRIDAQQTGVYFQDQAKFDGFILTLGGRYDTARQTGPTRTFSPNGLTIQDVPAEAFTGRASLLYLFDSGVAPYVSYSEAFEPIVNGRIFDRALGSAGRIPDPIASNQYEAGIKYQPPGTDILLTTAFFDIRRSNATTTDPVNPGFVVQTGEVGVQGVEFEARANIAEGLNLIGGFSLLDIRNVRDTGFTTNDLTRRPVPLQGLRPVQVPDTTASLFVDYRFTEGPLLGLGLGGGVRYLGPSWGDPANTFQVPASVLVDAVASYDMKHLDPRLAGLSAQLNVQNLLDERYVTGCLTYSGCYYGLPRTVYATLRYRW
- a CDS encoding PepSY-associated TM helix domain-containing protein: MGKTFRQSMAWLHAWSGLVVGWVLFAVFVTGTASYYRSEISQWMRPELRTDRTFGPADLAAAAERGVAHLQAHAGGARTWFITLPQAERPVLELFWRTGPGRPPGHVLLDPDTGAPAIMRATRGGDFLYRFHFELNLPPLWGRWVVGACAMIMLVALISGVVTHRRIFADFFTFRRDKSAQRGWLDAHNVTGVLALPFHLMITYTGLATLMVMYVPWGVSTAYRGDSQRYFAESGQITAPRPPAGRPGTLVPIGPLVARALEMTSEPLERITIVNPKDAQATVVAVFEEPHGLSHEHPQIAFDGVKGDVLEVRAGGLQPATKTFTTMVGLHEAHFAGPALRVLFFLCGLAGSAMVATGLLLWSAARLPKRNTSRSLGLRLVQGLNVATIAGLPAALAGYFLANRLLPAALSDRAEWEIRAFFAVWLLVALSGFLRPHRRVWTETLTVAAGLFGAVAFADLGRSAALQLNGEAHVDPVFLAFDGAMLALAALILFATRNIARFDGTSRRLSVKAAEISI
- a CDS encoding GntR family transcriptional regulator, which translates into the protein MDVVARPRGRPRKALSVPVAPLPRTGLHEQAASRLKDMIVRGVLPAGASLVEKDLSVALGVSRTPLREALKLLAAEGLVELHQNRSARVPDWEPEEVLELFEALAGIERLTAELAASRISDVLLDDLREKQARLDCMHRDKVLDAYFALNQEIHRTIVTAAHNRPLAEAHAPLQARAQWARLRALSTGSRWEESAREHRDLFRALEVRDATGAGAIAYRHVLRTGVVIAETLRAQRAKASPGGT
- a CDS encoding maleate cis-trans isomerase family protein, whose amino-acid sequence is MARPNGTTRLGMLTPSPNSVLEPATAHLLAGCAQVSAHFSRFRVTQIGLTRAALGQFDPEPILAAAELLADARVATILWNGTSGAWLGFDSDERLRDAIEDRTGCPASTASLAFRDLFRARGYGRIGLVTPYTGDVQRQIQANWGAAGFDCAAERHCGLSENFAFAEVGAKAITEMVRAVAAQGVDAVAIVCTNLAGAALAPALEAELGVPVLDSVAVTLWKGLALAGCGTADLATRGSVFAANAEARP
- a CDS encoding ABC transporter ATP-binding protein; the protein is MSAATGAGTSLILDGITQRYGTALAVDTVTLDIKGGELVALLGPSGCGKTTLLRAVAGFLKPTEGRVIVGGQAVDHLPPNRRTVGIVFQNYALFPHMSVAENVAYGLAARGVGRAEQKVRVAEMLALVRLEHLADRFPRAMSGGQQQRVALARALAVRPSILLLDEPFAALDKNLRLDMQIEIKRIQRNAGTTTLIVTHDQEEALSMADRVAVLNAGRLEQFAPPTDVYDRPETLFVNTFVGTANILHGRLVTEPGLGRAVALEDGGLLPTVTALPDGTRVAACLRPEHVAFEKDGAGLDGVAEIGLPLGATLVHEIRLEGGARLKTAEARAAGAGPRPPGTHVRLRPIAPERVSVFPDPRH